The Calditerrivibrio nitroreducens DSM 19672 genome window below encodes:
- a CDS encoding DNA polymerase III subunit alpha, with translation MKSRDFVHLHLHSQYSLLDGAIQINKMMDKLKKFGSSAVAVTDHGTMYGVVDFYKKAIANNIKPIIGCEVYVAPDDRKNRNYEKGEDKNYHLILLAKNNKGLKNLQYLVSLAQLEGFYYKPRIDKELLAKYSEGLIGLSACLAGEIPRYVIRGDLKEAVKSAKEYEDILSKGNFYLELQENGIPEQRIVNRELISIGKNHDIPIVATNDCHYLEKGDHVAHQILMCIQMQTTISNRDKLEFHSDQLYVKSPEEMWEAFSEIPEACLNTLKIAEECNVTIDLGKLHLPHYKVPKGYTVESYFEHLARTGLHRRLARIPADEHKKYIDRLNFELKVIIEKNYAGYYLIVWDFINYSKENGIPVGPGRGSGAGSLVAYALGITDIDPIKFNLLFERFLNPERKSMPDFDIDFCKNRRDEVIKYVIDKYGNDRVAQIVTFGQLLARGVIRDVGRVLEIPLKTVDKVAKMIPEAPGMTLEKALKDDPDLEKNIKQIEKGEELLTNARKLEGLLRQTGMHAAGIVISDKPLIEYVPLCKGQNDEVLTQYEKNTLEEIGLVKFDFLGLKNLTVIDDTVKLIRRRYNNNFDINSIPLNDKKTYELLSNGETTGVFQLESAGMKNLLKKLRPNKFEDIIALVALYRPGPIGSGMLDDFVKRKHGEQKVTYFLPELEPILQDTYGIIVYQEQVMQIAQVIAGYSLGSADLLRRAMGKKKPEEMQKHKEIFLYGSEELKIEGAKKRGFDLKIAEEIFNLMEKFAEYGFNKSHSAAYALISYQTAYLKAHYPVEYMSQLLSSELDKGEKVVVFIEECKRMGIKVLPPTINKSSKDFIIDENSIRFGLGAIKNVGFSAIESIVAAREDGEFKSIYDFCSRVDLRTVNKRVVESLIKTGVFDEFGKKRKVLLNVLDAAIEEGQRKQKNREIGITTVEELLGISDTEEYYPDLDEFQEHDILKMEKELLGFYLTNHPLSSYSNILSTLTIGSNELELMEEEKDVVVGGIIKNIKTHLARTGEKMAFVTLEDLEGSFDIVVFASLYKEYIQILEEDKIIIVKGRYSSNGENRSVVANEILEPNEAMEKMITSITILINLTGFTEDRVLKLKNIIDNYKGESTVKFALEQAGQFKALLKVNSDLKVKPCLALFSQLDSLLGENRYEIDLEY, from the coding sequence ATGAAAAGTAGAGATTTTGTTCATCTTCACCTACATAGCCAATATTCCCTACTGGACGGTGCAATACAGATTAATAAAATGATGGATAAACTAAAAAAATTTGGATCAAGCGCAGTGGCCGTCACCGATCATGGTACTATGTACGGTGTGGTGGATTTTTATAAAAAAGCCATTGCAAACAATATAAAACCGATCATCGGTTGTGAGGTATACGTAGCTCCGGATGACAGAAAAAACAGAAATTACGAAAAAGGTGAAGATAAAAATTACCATCTAATTCTCCTTGCAAAAAACAACAAAGGACTGAAAAATCTCCAATACCTTGTTTCTCTTGCCCAATTGGAGGGTTTTTATTACAAGCCAAGAATCGATAAAGAGCTTCTGGCAAAGTATTCGGAAGGTTTAATAGGGTTATCGGCATGTCTGGCTGGGGAAATACCAAGATATGTGATAAGAGGTGATTTAAAGGAAGCGGTAAAATCTGCGAAAGAATATGAAGATATCCTTAGCAAGGGGAATTTCTATCTCGAACTTCAGGAAAATGGTATACCCGAGCAGAGGATTGTAAATAGGGAACTTATCAGCATAGGTAAAAATCACGATATACCAATTGTGGCCACAAACGACTGTCATTATCTTGAAAAAGGGGATCATGTGGCTCATCAAATACTTATGTGTATTCAGATGCAAACCACCATCTCAAACAGAGACAAACTTGAATTTCATTCTGACCAGCTATACGTAAAGTCACCGGAGGAGATGTGGGAGGCTTTTTCAGAAATACCGGAAGCCTGCTTAAATACCCTCAAAATTGCTGAAGAATGCAACGTAACGATAGATCTGGGGAAACTACACCTGCCACATTATAAAGTTCCAAAAGGGTACACGGTGGAATCCTACTTCGAACACCTTGCAAGGACAGGTTTACACAGAAGATTAGCCAGAATCCCGGCGGATGAACATAAAAAGTACATAGATAGGTTAAATTTCGAATTAAAGGTAATAATCGAAAAAAACTATGCAGGATACTATCTTATAGTCTGGGACTTCATCAATTATTCAAAAGAAAATGGTATCCCTGTTGGACCCGGTAGAGGATCCGGCGCAGGTTCCCTTGTGGCTTATGCACTGGGAATTACGGATATAGATCCCATAAAATTTAATCTCCTTTTTGAAAGATTTCTAAACCCCGAAAGGAAAAGCATGCCAGACTTCGATATAGACTTCTGCAAAAATAGAAGGGATGAGGTAATAAAATACGTCATCGACAAATATGGAAATGACAGAGTCGCCCAGATTGTTACATTCGGACAGCTTCTGGCAAGAGGTGTGATCAGAGATGTGGGGAGAGTGCTGGAGATCCCTCTTAAAACGGTGGACAAAGTGGCTAAAATGATCCCGGAAGCCCCCGGTATGACACTTGAAAAAGCCCTTAAAGATGACCCGGATCTTGAAAAAAATATAAAACAGATAGAAAAGGGGGAAGAACTTCTTACCAATGCAAGAAAGCTGGAAGGGCTTCTAAGACAAACAGGGATGCATGCTGCAGGGATAGTTATTTCAGATAAACCGCTAATAGAATATGTCCCCCTTTGTAAAGGCCAAAATGATGAAGTTTTAACACAATACGAAAAAAATACCCTTGAAGAGATTGGACTTGTAAAATTCGACTTTTTGGGTCTAAAAAACCTTACGGTGATAGATGATACCGTAAAGCTTATAAGAAGAAGATATAACAACAACTTTGATATAAATAGCATCCCCTTAAACGACAAAAAAACATATGAACTTTTATCAAACGGCGAGACAACCGGAGTATTCCAGCTTGAAAGTGCCGGGATGAAAAACCTACTGAAAAAGCTGAGACCAAATAAGTTTGAAGATATCATAGCTCTTGTGGCCCTTTACCGTCCAGGCCCCATAGGGAGTGGTATGCTGGATGACTTTGTAAAAAGGAAGCATGGAGAGCAAAAGGTCACCTACTTCCTTCCGGAACTTGAGCCTATTCTTCAGGATACCTACGGCATAATAGTCTACCAGGAGCAGGTAATGCAGATAGCACAGGTAATAGCCGGATATAGCCTTGGTAGTGCAGACCTTCTCAGAAGGGCTATGGGGAAGAAAAAGCCTGAAGAGATGCAAAAACACAAAGAGATCTTCCTTTATGGTAGCGAAGAACTTAAGATAGAAGGGGCTAAAAAGCGAGGTTTTGATCTAAAAATAGCCGAAGAGATATTCAATCTTATGGAAAAATTCGCTGAATATGGCTTCAACAAAAGTCACTCCGCTGCATACGCTCTGATATCGTATCAAACGGCTTACCTTAAGGCCCACTACCCTGTTGAATATATGTCCCAGCTTTTATCTTCGGAGCTTGACAAAGGTGAAAAGGTGGTGGTCTTTATAGAAGAGTGCAAAAGGATGGGGATCAAGGTCTTACCGCCAACAATAAATAAGAGCAGCAAAGATTTCATCATAGATGAAAACTCCATCCGATTTGGCCTTGGTGCCATAAAAAATGTTGGATTTTCCGCCATTGAATCTATCGTAGCGGCTCGGGAAGATGGTGAGTTTAAAAGTATCTACGATTTTTGCAGCAGGGTAGATTTAAGAACCGTAAACAAAAGGGTTGTGGAATCCCTTATAAAGACAGGTGTATTCGATGAGTTTGGCAAAAAAAGAAAGGTACTCTTAAATGTTCTGGATGCCGCAATAGAGGAGGGGCAAAGAAAGCAGAAAAACAGAGAGATAGGGATCACAACGGTGGAAGAATTATTGGGTATTTCCGATACCGAAGAATACTACCCAGATCTTGATGAATTTCAGGAACATGATATACTGAAAATGGAGAAGGAGCTTTTGGGCTTTTACCTCACCAATCACCCCCTATCCTCATACAGTAATATCCTTAGTACCCTCACCATCGGATCCAATGAACTGGAGCTAATGGAGGAGGAAAAGGACGTTGTGGTGGGAGGTATAATAAAAAATATCAAAACTCACCTCGCCAGAACCGGCGAAAAAATGGCGTTTGTGACCCTGGAGGATCTTGAGGGAAGTTTCGATATAGTGGTATTCGCTTCCCTTTACAAAGAATATATACAGATTTTAGAGGAAGATAAAATTATAATCGTAAAAGGAAGATACAGTAGCAACGGTGAAAATCGATCTGTAGTGGCAAATGAAATATTAGAGCCAAACGAAGCAATGGAAAAAATGATAACATCCATCACTATACTAATCAACCTCACTGGATTTACTGAGGATCGGGTATTAAAACTCAAAAATATAATAGATAACTATAAAGGGGAATCCACCGTTAAATTTGCACTGGAGCAGGCAGGTCAGTTTAAAGCACTGTTGAAAGTAAATAGTGATCTTAAAGTAAAACCCTGCCTTGCACTATTTTCCCAATTAGATAGCCTTTTGGGCGAAAATAGATATGAAATAGATCTGGAGTATTAG
- a CDS encoding type IV pilus twitching motility protein PilT has product MEDSVIDDILKLAFTKKASDIHIKAGKNPIFRINGQLIPSIDFPRLTPEDTLKIAGMVMSNHVKAKFKEQYEADFSYSVSGFARFRVNAYIQRGTVALVFRVIPHEIPSLDSLGLPKVISKIAEEQRGLILVTGTTGSGKSTTLAGMIDYINTNDDVNIITIEDPIEFLHKDKKSIISQREIGTDTLSFAEALKRSLRQDPDVILVGEMRDLETIETALHAAETGHLVMSTLHTLDAPETINRIISIFPPYHQKQVRIQLASVLRAIISMRLVQKKDGTGRVPAVEVMINTATIKECIIDKDKTQMINDYIEQGKSVYGSQSFDQSLYDLYKADLVTLEEALKYVKRPDDFKLKIKGISSSSDTWGVDDR; this is encoded by the coding sequence ATGGAGGATAGTGTGATCGATGATATATTAAAACTTGCTTTTACTAAAAAAGCATCGGATATCCATATAAAGGCAGGGAAAAATCCCATATTTAGAATAAATGGGCAGCTTATCCCATCCATCGATTTTCCAAGATTAACACCGGAGGATACTCTAAAAATTGCCGGAATGGTAATGAGTAACCATGTAAAGGCAAAATTTAAGGAGCAGTATGAGGCTGATTTCTCATATAGCGTGTCAGGTTTTGCAAGATTCAGGGTAAACGCTTATATTCAAAGGGGTACAGTGGCTTTAGTATTTAGAGTAATACCTCATGAGATACCATCTCTTGATAGTCTTGGTCTACCCAAGGTAATATCTAAGATTGCGGAAGAACAGAGAGGGTTGATACTTGTAACAGGTACAACAGGTAGTGGTAAGTCGACCACCCTTGCTGGGATGATAGATTATATAAATACCAACGATGATGTGAATATCATCACAATTGAAGACCCTATAGAGTTTTTACATAAAGATAAAAAATCGATTATTTCCCAGCGGGAAATAGGTACAGATACCCTCTCATTTGCAGAAGCTCTAAAGAGATCTCTTCGTCAGGATCCTGATGTGATATTGGTGGGTGAGATGAGGGATCTTGAAACTATTGAGACTGCCCTACATGCAGCAGAAACTGGGCACCTTGTTATGAGTACACTTCATACATTAGATGCTCCAGAAACTATCAACAGGATCATTTCAATATTTCCACCATACCACCAGAAGCAGGTTAGAATACAGCTTGCTTCAGTATTGAGAGCTATAATATCTATGAGATTAGTACAGAAAAAGGATGGCACCGGTAGGGTTCCTGCGGTGGAAGTGATGATAAACACCGCAACGATAAAAGAGTGTATAATAGACAAAGATAAAACTCAAATGATCAATGATTATATCGAACAGGGAAAATCTGTATACGGTAGCCAGAGCTTTGACCAGTCTTTGTATGATCTCTACAAAGCTGATCTCGTAACGCTTGAGGAAGCTCTTAAATATGTCAAAAGACCTGACGATTTTAAGCTCAAAATTAAAGGTATTAGTAGCTCTTCAGATACCTGGGGTGTGGATGATAGATGA
- the dnaB gene encoding replicative DNA helicase gives MSSNNFKTLPHSVEAEQAVIASILIDSRSLDRIIHIINVDDFYIPYNRLLMQKMFELHEEGRAIDLVTLAERLITENLIEKAGGMEYISALVNILPNAANVVHYANIVREKSLQRKLIERSVEISEMAYGYTGDLNELLDEAERKIFAIAESRIRGDIKPIGNIISHTFEIIESLYHRQGQITGTPTGFVDLDRITNGLQKSDLIIVAGRPAMGKTAFALNIALNACVKYNKVIAMFSLEMSSGQLVQRLLSAEANIESQKLRNGRLSMDEWQRLASVAGELNEIQFYIDDTPAISVTEVRAKSRRIKREKGLDLVIIDYLQLMSSNKGESREQQISEISRSLKALAKELDVPVIALSQLNRSVENRQDKRPVPSDLRESGAIEQDADIIIFLYRDEVYNKDTKKPGVAEIIIAKHRNGPTGTVELAFLKEFTKFANLEHSAV, from the coding sequence ATGAGCAGCAATAACTTTAAGACATTACCCCATAGTGTTGAAGCCGAACAGGCTGTTATAGCATCGATATTAATTGATAGTAGATCTCTGGATAGGATTATACATATCATAAATGTAGATGATTTTTATATTCCCTACAATAGGTTGCTAATGCAGAAGATGTTTGAATTGCATGAGGAAGGTAGGGCAATAGATCTGGTGACTTTAGCAGAAAGATTGATTACTGAGAATCTAATCGAAAAGGCTGGTGGTATGGAATATATCTCAGCCTTAGTGAATATATTGCCAAACGCCGCCAATGTTGTGCACTATGCAAATATTGTGAGGGAAAAAAGCCTCCAGAGGAAACTAATCGAACGGTCTGTGGAAATATCTGAAATGGCTTATGGTTATACCGGGGATCTGAATGAGCTTCTGGATGAAGCAGAGAGGAAGATATTCGCGATTGCGGAATCCAGAATTAGAGGGGATATAAAACCGATAGGTAATATTATAAGTCATACCTTTGAAATTATAGAATCGTTGTATCATAGACAGGGGCAGATCACCGGAACCCCCACTGGATTTGTTGATTTAGATAGAATTACCAATGGGCTTCAGAAATCGGATCTTATCATTGTGGCGGGTAGACCCGCAATGGGTAAAACTGCATTTGCCCTCAATATAGCTCTTAATGCTTGTGTAAAATACAATAAAGTGATTGCGATGTTTTCCCTTGAAATGTCTTCTGGTCAGCTTGTGCAGAGGCTTTTATCTGCGGAAGCAAATATCGAGTCCCAAAAATTGAGAAATGGTAGACTTTCCATGGATGAGTGGCAGAGGTTGGCTTCTGTGGCTGGAGAACTCAATGAGATACAATTTTACATTGATGATACCCCTGCCATATCCGTTACGGAGGTGAGGGCAAAATCCAGAAGGATAAAAAGGGAAAAGGGGCTTGATCTTGTTATAATAGATTATCTTCAGCTTATGAGTAGCAACAAAGGAGAAAGTAGAGAGCAACAGATCTCCGAGATTTCCAGATCTCTTAAAGCTCTTGCCAAGGAGCTAGATGTGCCGGTGATTGCACTTTCTCAGCTTAATAGAAGTGTAGAAAATAGGCAGGACAAAAGGCCTGTACCATCAGATTTAAGGGAGTCTGGTGCCATTGAACAGGATGCTGACATCATAATATTCCTCTACAGAGATGAGGTTTATAATAAAGATACGAAAAAACCTGGTGTGGCGGAGATAATAATAGCCAAACATAGAAATGGTCCCACAGGAACAGTGGAGCTTGCTTTCCTTAAAGAATTTACAAAATTTGCCAACCTTGAGCATTCAGCTGTATAA
- the recA gene encoding recombinase RecA, whose amino-acid sequence MDNEKLKALDAALSKIEKDFGKGAVMKLGDKAIEKPPVIPTGILTLDAALGVGGIPRGRIIEIFGSESSGKTTVAFHMIAEAQKLGGIAAFIDAEHAMDPVYAKAIGVDVDNLFVSQPDNGEAALEIAETLVRSGAIDIIVIDSVAALTPKAEIEGDMGDSFMGLQARLMSQALRKLTAIVNKSKTALVFINQTRQKIGISYGNPETTTGGNALKFYATIRIEVKRSGHLKDKEENVGSETVAKVVKNKVAPPFKQAKFDILYGTGVSKEGILIDLGVEEGLIGKSGAWFSYKDTKIGQGKENARQYLKDNPEIMKEIELEIRKKLGLPLVEN is encoded by the coding sequence ATGGACAATGAGAAATTAAAAGCCCTTGATGCTGCCCTTAGCAAGATAGAAAAAGATTTTGGCAAAGGGGCTGTAATGAAATTAGGTGATAAAGCGATTGAAAAACCACCTGTTATCCCCACCGGTATACTCACACTGGATGCGGCGTTGGGGGTTGGGGGTATTCCTCGGGGTAGAATTATTGAAATATTTGGCAGTGAGTCTAGTGGTAAGACGACAGTTGCGTTTCATATGATAGCCGAAGCACAAAAACTGGGTGGTATAGCCGCCTTTATAGATGCCGAACACGCAATGGATCCTGTTTATGCAAAGGCTATAGGGGTTGATGTGGATAATCTTTTTGTAAGTCAGCCGGACAACGGAGAAGCAGCCCTTGAGATTGCCGAAACTCTTGTGAGGAGTGGAGCTATCGATATCATAGTGATAGACTCTGTGGCAGCCCTTACCCCTAAAGCGGAGATAGAAGGGGATATGGGGGATTCTTTTATGGGTCTTCAGGCACGACTTATGAGTCAGGCATTGAGAAAGCTTACAGCAATTGTGAATAAATCCAAGACAGCCCTTGTGTTTATAAACCAAACAAGACAAAAGATAGGAATATCATACGGAAACCCTGAGACAACTACTGGTGGTAATGCACTGAAGTTTTACGCCACAATTAGAATTGAAGTTAAAAGATCGGGTCATTTAAAAGATAAAGAGGAGAATGTGGGAAGTGAAACTGTGGCAAAAGTTGTCAAAAATAAAGTAGCACCACCTTTTAAGCAGGCTAAATTTGATATTTTATATGGTACAGGTGTATCCAAGGAAGGGATATTGATAGATCTGGGTGTTGAAGAGGGATTAATAGGGAAGTCAGGAGCCTGGTTTAGCTATAAGGATACCAAGATTGGGCAGGGGAAAGAGAACGCCAGACAGTACCTCAAAGATAATCCGGAAATTATGAAAGAGATTGAATTGGAGATACGAAAAAAACTTGGTTTACCATTGGTGGAAAACTAA
- the lpxC gene encoding UDP-3-O-acyl-N-acetylglucosamine deacetylase has product MKNYGAYQTTICSEIRFSGIGLHSGKEIHVRVHPAPADFGVRFKRGDVLNSESVKVSPFSVLSTQLATSIKCGELPISTIEHISAAFYGMGVDNVLVEVFGAEIPILDGSALPFVNMINEVGIKTLTRKRKYLKINRKIVIEKDGKLIEMLPSRFMKITTHIDFDNPFIGYQKAFVNITPETFAKELAPARTFGFKKDVDQLWSLGLAKGGSLDNAVVIDNDKVLNPGGLRMPDELVKHKALDLLGDLALIGYRFFGHVRAYKSGHLINNIFARSLLISTDLYSIIELEEELEAIGSDIPAIERSFATA; this is encoded by the coding sequence ATGAAAAATTATGGTGCTTATCAAACAACAATTTGTTCTGAAATAAGATTCTCCGGGATCGGTTTGCATTCTGGTAAAGAGATCCATGTGAGAGTACACCCCGCCCCTGCAGATTTTGGTGTAAGGTTTAAAAGGGGTGATGTACTTAATTCTGAAAGCGTTAAGGTTTCTCCTTTCAGTGTATTGTCCACACAGCTTGCCACTTCAATAAAATGTGGTGAATTACCTATAAGTACTATAGAGCATATTTCAGCTGCCTTTTATGGTATGGGGGTGGATAATGTCCTGGTGGAGGTTTTTGGTGCTGAGATCCCAATATTAGATGGTAGCGCCCTTCCATTTGTAAATATGATAAATGAAGTGGGGATAAAGACCCTTACAAGAAAAAGAAAATACCTGAAAATAAATAGAAAGATTGTAATTGAAAAAGATGGGAAGCTAATTGAAATGCTTCCTTCAAGATTTATGAAAATTACCACCCACATAGATTTTGACAACCCTTTTATCGGATACCAAAAAGCTTTTGTGAATATTACACCTGAAACATTTGCAAAAGAGCTGGCTCCGGCAAGGACATTCGGTTTCAAAAAGGATGTTGATCAGCTATGGTCTTTGGGACTTGCGAAAGGTGGGTCACTTGATAATGCAGTGGTAATCGATAATGACAAAGTATTAAATCCTGGTGGATTGAGGATGCCTGATGAACTGGTAAAACACAAGGCTCTGGATCTGCTTGGTGACCTTGCCCTGATAGGGTATAGATTCTTTGGTCACGTAAGGGCCTACAAATCGGGACATCTTATAAATAATATCTTTGCCAGATCCCTTCTAATTTCCACCGATCTTTATAGTATCATCGAGTTGGAGGAGGAGCTGGAAGCTATAGGTTCAGATATCCCGGCCATCGAAAGATCATTTGCCACGGCATAA
- the rplI gene encoding 50S ribosomal protein L9, with protein MKVIFLKDVKNVAKAGEIKEVKEGYARNFLFKNNLAIEATEANLNNLKRKKEQEALAEKNKIEEAKKVAEKLNGTNLILKRKAGEKGRLFGAITNTEIAEELEKIGITIDKKHIDLKNPIKELGEYKIKVNLYKEIKGEFTLKVDEQQ; from the coding sequence ATGAAGGTTATATTTCTTAAAGATGTTAAAAATGTTGCAAAAGCTGGAGAGATAAAAGAGGTAAAAGAGGGGTACGCAAGAAATTTTCTTTTTAAAAATAATCTGGCGATAGAAGCCACCGAAGCAAATCTAAATAATTTAAAAAGAAAAAAAGAGCAGGAAGCTCTTGCGGAGAAGAATAAGATTGAAGAGGCAAAAAAGGTTGCGGAAAAATTAAATGGTACAAACCTCATCTTGAAAAGGAAAGCTGGTGAAAAGGGGAGACTTTTTGGTGCCATCACCAATACGGAAATAGCTGAAGAGCTGGAGAAAATAGGCATAACCATAGATAAGAAGCATATAGATTTGAAAAATCCTATTAAAGAATTGGGTGAATATAAGATTAAAGTGAATCTATACAAAGAGATAAAAGGGGAGTTTACTCTAAAGGTTGATGAGCAGCAATAA
- a CDS encoding regulatory protein RecX → MIDDILKYALRLLSKKDYFESEIRNKLVKKFEDNDGVEEVIKKLKDLKYIDDNRVSEQFIKSQLRKGYGQYLIKKKLMEKGVVISISEIGAYLSEEEDLKRKIAEKLHKYHNDYEKTVAYFYRKGYPYSLIKRLISEVIEDEGYIS, encoded by the coding sequence ATGATAGATGATATATTAAAGTATGCCCTAAGACTACTCAGTAAAAAGGATTATTTTGAGTCTGAAATACGAAATAAGTTAGTTAAAAAGTTTGAAGATAATGATGGAGTGGAAGAGGTAATAAAAAAATTGAAGGATTTAAAATATATAGATGATAATAGGGTATCTGAGCAGTTTATAAAGTCTCAACTTAGAAAAGGGTATGGTCAATATTTGATAAAGAAAAAGTTGATGGAAAAAGGGGTGGTTATCTCAATCTCAGAGATCGGTGCATACCTTTCAGAAGAGGAGGATTTAAAAAGGAAGATAGCAGAAAAATTGCATAAATATCATAATGATTATGAGAAGACAGTTGCTTATTTTTATAGAAAAGGTTATCCTTATAGTCTTATCAAAAGGCTGATATCGGAGGTAATAGAGGATGAAGGTTATATTTCTTAA
- a CDS encoding nucleoside recognition domain-containing protein encodes MIIYTFPLYILVDILKQSGLLAKIGLICSPIMKLIGLPGEAAIGIISGMTLNMYAAIAALVPLHLNTKEMTIAGLFLGLAHNLFIETAVLSRAGANGVLILFVRIVGALIAAGVLNLVWI; translated from the coding sequence ATGATAATTTACACCTTCCCCCTTTATATACTCGTCGATATTCTAAAACAAAGTGGTCTTCTTGCCAAAATAGGTCTTATATGCTCCCCCATAATGAAATTAATTGGGCTTCCCGGTGAAGCTGCCATAGGAATAATATCCGGAATGACATTAAATATGTATGCTGCCATTGCTGCTCTTGTACCACTTCATTTAAATACCAAAGAGATGACTATAGCCGGACTTTTTCTGGGGCTGGCCCATAATCTATTTATTGAAACTGCTGTGTTATCAAGGGCAGGTGCAAATGGAGTTTTAATTCTTTTTGTAAGAATAGTAGGTGCATTAATAGCTGCGGGGGTATTAAATTTAGTATGGATATAA
- the mobB gene encoding molybdopterin-guanine dinucleotide biosynthesis protein B, whose amino-acid sequence MNNVFSFVGASGSGKTTFIEKLIRFLTEKGYKVGAIKHDAHKFEIDKPGKDSFRFKAAGAIVSLISSHEKLALVKSNIDNEPDLQEIILKYMNGVEIVITEGYKKSDIPKFEVFRKGNGNSPVSFDSRYLMGVITDYEPSEVIDLMKHYPRETSREIKIFNLEDVEKVAEYIIDMSVITPPIIEIESDNEAISKYLSSNLDALKFFPDIKNVKIKIG is encoded by the coding sequence ATGAACAATGTATTCTCTTTTGTGGGTGCATCCGGAAGTGGTAAAACCACTTTTATAGAAAAATTGATCCGTTTTCTCACAGAAAAAGGGTATAAAGTAGGCGCCATAAAGCATGATGCACATAAATTTGAAATCGATAAGCCCGGCAAGGATTCCTTTAGATTTAAGGCAGCCGGTGCAATTGTATCCCTTATTTCAAGCCATGAAAAATTAGCTCTCGTAAAATCAAACATCGATAATGAACCAGACCTACAGGAGATAATTTTAAAATACATGAATGGAGTGGAGATCGTAATCACAGAGGGGTATAAAAAAAGTGACATCCCAAAGTTTGAGGTTTTTCGCAAAGGGAATGGAAACTCTCCGGTATCCTTCGATAGTAGATACCTTATGGGTGTTATTACAGATTACGAACCTTCAGAGGTGATAGATTTAATGAAGCATTATCCCAGAGAAACCTCACGGGAAATCAAAATATTTAATTTAGAAGATGTAGAAAAAGTTGCCGAATATATTATCGATATGTCCGTAATTACCCCACCTATAATTGAAATAGAATCCGATAATGAGGCAATCAGCAAATACCTATCTTCTAATTTAGATGCTTTAAAATTTTTTCCGGATATTAAAAACGTCAAAATCAAAATCGGGTAG
- the thiD gene encoding bifunctional hydroxymethylpyrimidine kinase/phosphomethylpyrimidine kinase, with protein MIQVLTIAGSDSGAGAGIQADLKAISANGAYGLTAITSITAQNTLGVTDIFDLPLSIIYSQIDSIFNDFDVSAVKTGMLSSSEIIEVVVDRMKKYAVEKLVVDPVMVAKGGSKLLQDSAIDKLKNELIPLAYAITPNIEEAKVLLGIGKIETLEDMKSAAVELKKLGCKNVLLKGGHLDGEYTYDVAYDGEDLEVFSMQRIDTKNTHGTGCTMASTLAVNIAKGYDFFTSVLLAKSYVYNAILHAADMNIGRGHGPLKHFFLF; from the coding sequence ATGATACAGGTTTTGACAATTGCAGGTTCAGATAGTGGAGCAGGGGCTGGTATTCAGGCGGATCTCAAAGCCATATCAGCAAATGGTGCCTATGGGCTTACCGCCATCACTTCCATCACCGCCCAAAACACCCTTGGGGTAACAGACATATTTGATCTGCCACTTTCAATAATATATAGTCAGATAGATTCTATATTCAACGATTTCGATGTATCTGCTGTAAAAACTGGGATGCTATCTTCGTCAGAAATCATTGAAGTGGTGGTGGACAGGATGAAAAAATATGCGGTTGAAAAACTGGTGGTGGATCCAGTAATGGTGGCAAAAGGTGGTAGCAAACTATTACAGGATTCGGCAATAGATAAATTAAAAAATGAACTTATCCCCCTTGCCTACGCTATAACCCCTAATATTGAAGAAGCCAAAGTTTTATTAGGGATCGGTAAAATAGAAACCCTTGAAGATATGAAATCTGCAGCGGTAGAATTAAAAAAATTGGGCTGCAAAAATGTTTTATTAAAAGGTGGTCATCTGGATGGGGAATACACCTATGACGTGGCTTACGATGGAGAAGATCTGGAGGTATTTTCCATGCAACGTATAGACACTAAAAATACACATGGTACAGGATGCACGATGGCCTCCACATTGGCAGTCAATATTGCAAAGGGATACGATTTTTTCACTTCGGTATTACTTGCCAAAAGTTACGTGTATAATGCCATACTACACGCCGCAGATATGAATATCGGTCGGGGTCACGGTCCTTTAAAACATTTCTTTCTCTTCTGA